A stretch of the Sorangium aterium genome encodes the following:
- the tssK gene encoding type VI secretion system baseplate subunit TssK: MIHPRKPVWTEGLFMTPQHLQQTDAYHETLLHARLHAVVGYDWGITSAQFDERALSAGQFKVVKCHGVFPDGTPFFIGDRGEDQVEARPLEGAFPAALKTLDVFLGIPNLRETAANISLDPAKVGPAQRFVAAQTTVPDVNSGRNEQSVTWARTNLRLLFGTEPRDAYQTVRIAQLVRDSSGAIALRKSFIPSVLRINTSDHIMSGLRRVLSALVGKQKSLVEGRRMRSAASVDFQASDLTKFWLLHTLNSYIPIVSHLVDHGGAHPEQCYVVLGSLIGELCTFAATDSDPTTIPKFNYLELDGVLEPMFDRAWRLINEVVTEQFVIVPLEKREDGMYLGRFEDPKLPRSHEMFLEAKGTDEATLRERLPRLLKIGSWTQIGHILHSATPGVNVAIEYRPPGAIPIKPGLVYLRVNQNGDYWNDILGSGTIAIYQPIEPQKVDLRLIAVPAGK; this comes from the coding sequence ATGATTCACCCGCGCAAGCCGGTCTGGACCGAGGGGCTCTTCATGACCCCTCAGCACCTGCAGCAAACGGACGCCTACCACGAGACGCTGCTCCACGCGCGCCTCCACGCCGTCGTTGGCTATGACTGGGGCATCACGTCCGCCCAGTTCGATGAGCGAGCGCTCTCCGCTGGGCAGTTCAAGGTGGTCAAATGCCACGGCGTCTTCCCCGACGGCACGCCGTTCTTCATCGGCGATCGCGGCGAAGACCAGGTCGAGGCGCGGCCGCTCGAGGGCGCCTTCCCGGCCGCCTTGAAGACGCTCGACGTCTTCCTCGGCATCCCGAACCTGCGCGAGACCGCGGCGAACATCAGCCTGGACCCTGCGAAGGTAGGCCCCGCCCAGCGGTTCGTGGCCGCCCAGACGACGGTCCCGGACGTGAACTCCGGGCGCAACGAGCAGTCGGTCACCTGGGCCCGCACCAACCTGCGGCTCCTCTTCGGCACCGAGCCGCGCGACGCCTACCAGACCGTGCGCATCGCGCAGCTCGTCCGCGACAGCTCCGGCGCGATCGCCCTGCGGAAGAGCTTCATCCCGTCGGTCCTCCGCATCAACACGTCGGATCACATCATGTCCGGCCTCCGCCGCGTGCTCTCGGCGCTCGTCGGCAAGCAGAAGTCGCTCGTCGAGGGGCGGCGGATGCGGAGCGCGGCGTCGGTCGACTTCCAGGCCTCCGACCTCACCAAGTTCTGGCTGCTCCATACCCTGAACTCGTACATCCCGATCGTGTCGCACCTCGTCGACCACGGCGGCGCGCACCCGGAGCAGTGTTATGTCGTCCTCGGCTCGCTCATCGGAGAGCTCTGCACCTTTGCAGCGACCGACAGCGATCCGACGACGATCCCCAAGTTCAACTACCTCGAGCTCGATGGCGTCCTCGAGCCGATGTTCGACCGGGCCTGGAGGCTCATCAACGAGGTTGTCACGGAGCAGTTCGTCATCGTGCCGCTCGAGAAGCGCGAGGACGGCATGTACCTCGGCAGGTTCGAGGACCCGAAGCTGCCCCGCAGCCACGAGATGTTCCTCGAGGCGAAGGGCACGGACGAGGCCACGCTGCGCGAGCGGCTCCCGCGCCTGCTCAAGATCGGCTCGTGGACGCAGATCGGGCACATCCTGCACTCCGCGACGCCCGGCGTGAACGTCGCCATCGAGTACCGGCCGCCGGGCGCCATCCCGATCAAGCCGGGCCTCGTCTACCTCCGCGTCAACCAGAATGGCGATTACTGGAACGATATCCTCGGCTCTGGCACGATCGCTATCTACCAGCCGATCGAACCGCAAAAGGTCGATCTCCGGCTGATCGCCGTCCCGGCAGGAAAGTGA